The following proteins are co-located in the Eptesicus fuscus isolate TK198812 chromosome 9, DD_ASM_mEF_20220401, whole genome shotgun sequence genome:
- the ANKRD65 gene encoding ankyrin repeat domain-containing protein 65 — protein sequence MERTPESLGRLPPGVSPGRSEPRQQDLPDAGAEQELRWIELGSEEALGTGAEGPGVPQAQGRLLQAAWRGHLGLATQLLRQGASVEERDSAGRTPLHLAVLRGHAPLVRLLLQRGAQVGAADLAGRTPLHEAAWRGRSRVAELLLQRGAPTAARSGAGLTPLHGAAALGRTLLAGLLLGAPGPGAEAADARGWTAAHWAAAGGRLPVLELLASRGAGLDGALLVAAAAGRAEALRLLLAVGAHVDARDGAGATALSIAAGLGRRQDMETLLDHGADPSLRDRHGRSALHRAAASGHLSAVQLLAARGAEVDARDSLGLTPLHHAARSGHVDVASHLLDKGAQVNATGWLHSTPLHLAVERGHSPTAELLLSRGASPALRTQWGEVTQDQVAEEGLSRATPPLCREQNDC from the exons ATGGAGAGGACCCCCGAATCCCTGGGCAGGCTCCCTCCAGGG GTGAGTCCTGGGCGCTCAGAGCCCAGGCAGCAGGACCTCCCAGACGCAGGAGCCGAGCAGGAACTCAGATGGATAGAGCTGGGCTCGGAGGAGGCCCTGGGGACAGGGGCAGAGGGGCCCGGTGTCCCACAGGCCCAGGGGCGCCTGCTGCAGGCTGCGTGGAGGGGACACTTAGGCCTCGCAACCCAGCTGCTGCGGCAGGGGGCCAGCGTGGAGGAGAG GGACAGCGCGGGGAGGACCCCGCTGCATCTGGCGGTGCTGCgcggccacgcgcccctggtgcGGCTCCTGCTGCAGCGCGGGGCGCAGGTGGGGGCCGCCGACCTTGCGGGGCGCACGCCGCTGCACGAGGCCGCCTGGCGCGGGCGCTCGCGGGTGGCGGAGCTGCTGCTGCAGCGCGGGGCCCCGACGGCGGCGCGCTCCGGGGCCGGCCTCACGCCGCTGCACGGGGCGGCCGCGCTGGGCCGCACGCTGCTGGCCGGGCTCCTGCTGGGCGCGCCGGGCCCGGGCGCCGAGGCGGCGGACGCGCGCGGCTGGACGGCGGCGCACTGGGCGGCTGCGGGCGGGCGGCTGCCGGTGCTGGAGCTGCTGGCCTCGCGCGGCGCGGGCCTGGATGGCGCCCTGCTCGTGGCGGCCGCGGCCGGGCGGGCGGAGGCGCTGCGCCTCCTCCTGGCGGTGGGCGCGCACGTGGACGCCCGGGACGGCGCGGGGGCCACCGCGCTAAGCATCGCTGCGGGTTTGGGCCGCCGGCAG gaCATGGAGACTCTGCTTGACCACGGGGCAGACCCCAGCCTCAGGGACAGGCACGGACGCTCTGCCCTCCATAGGGCTGCCGCTAGTGGACACCTGTCTGCcgtccagctgctggcagcccgGGGAGCGGAGGTGGATGCTCGGGACTCACTGGGCCTCACCCCTCTGCACCACGCTGCTCGGAGCGGCCACGTGGACGTCGCCAGCCATCTCCTGGACAAGGGCGCACAGGTCAACGCGACGGGCTGGCTCCACTCCACACCCCTGCACCTCGCGGTGGAGCGTGGCCACAGCCCCACCGCTGAGCTTTTGCTGAGCCgaggggccagccctgccctgagaACGCAGTGGGGTGAGGTGACGCAGGACCAAGTGGCCGAGGAGGGCCTGTCCCGGGCAACACCTCCCCTTTGCAGAGAGCAGAATGACTGCTAg